One stretch of Bacteroidales bacterium DNA includes these proteins:
- a CDS encoding ectonucleotide pyrophosphatase/phosphodiesterase, with protein sequence MRITWRVVFLLMLVLASSCRKKEKGTQDTYVVVVSFDGFRWDYTDLYATPNFNEMAKAGVKAEYLLSSFPTKTFPNHYTLATGLYPDHHGIINNSFYASDLDGIYRIGDSSMVTDPDSYFGEPVWVTAEKQGVRSASYFWVGSEAAIGGVMPSYWYPYEESVPYLSRVDQLINWLKLPLPERPGLVFLYFDEPDGIAHDYGPEHPETGKMVTYLDSVLGYLRSEIAALEYGELVNLLVLSDHGMGPTSSDKYVNLEEHLKGEWTRSIVGGNPVYLIQPQEACADSITTALNRLEGVTAWQKEDIPERLHYGSSPRFPGIVVVADSLWSIGTRPDPSGYTGGAHGYDNAFTDMRAIFYAEGPAFKKACQADPFSNVEVYGIIAEVLGLDPAPSDGNPENVRSIFR encoded by the coding sequence ATGAGGATTACCTGGCGTGTTGTATTCCTGCTTATGCTGGTTCTGGCCAGCTCCTGCAGGAAAAAAGAGAAGGGTACACAGGACACCTATGTGGTGGTGGTTTCCTTTGACGGATTCAGGTGGGACTATACGGATCTGTATGCTACTCCCAATTTCAATGAAATGGCCAAGGCGGGGGTGAAGGCCGAATATCTGCTGTCCTCATTTCCAACCAAGACATTTCCCAACCACTATACGCTGGCTACCGGACTATATCCCGATCACCATGGAATAATCAATAATAGTTTTTATGCTTCCGATCTGGACGGTATTTATCGGATTGGAGACAGTAGCATGGTTACGGATCCTGACTCCTATTTCGGGGAACCTGTCTGGGTGACCGCGGAGAAGCAGGGGGTCCGATCGGCCTCCTATTTCTGGGTGGGCAGTGAAGCTGCAATCGGGGGAGTCATGCCCTCATACTGGTATCCATATGAGGAGTCTGTCCCTTATCTTTCCCGTGTGGATCAGCTTATTAACTGGTTGAAGTTACCCCTCCCTGAGCGTCCCGGACTGGTGTTCCTCTATTTTGATGAACCGGATGGAATTGCCCACGATTATGGCCCGGAACATCCCGAGACCGGAAAAATGGTCACGTATCTGGATTCAGTGCTGGGATATCTCCGCAGTGAGATTGCAGCACTGGAGTACGGGGAGCTTGTAAATCTCCTGGTCCTTTCCGATCATGGGATGGGACCCACATCGTCGGATAAATATGTAAACCTGGAGGAACATCTTAAGGGGGAGTGGACCCGGAGTATTGTGGGTGGGAATCCGGTATATCTCATTCAGCCTCAAGAAGCTTGTGCCGATTCCATTACTACGGCACTGAACCGCCTGGAGGGTGTCACTGCCTGGCAGAAGGAGGATATCCCGGAACGTCTTCATTATGGCAGCAGTCCCCGTTTCCCGGGTATCGTCGTGGTCGCAGACAGTTTATGGAGCATTGGGACCAGGCCCGATCCTTCCGGGTATACCGGGGGAGCCCACGGCTACGACAATGCCTTCACCGACATGCGTGCCATCTTTTATGCAGAGGGACCTGCCTTTAAGAAAGCCTGTCAGGCAGATCCATTCTCCAATGTGGAGGTCTATGGCATTATTGCTGAAGTACTGGGTCTTGACCCTGCACCAAGCGATGGAAATCCGGAGAACGTCCGGTCCATCTTCCGGTAA
- a CDS encoding peptide MFS transporter codes for MLKGHPKGLYVAFFANMGERFGFYTMMAILVLFLQAKFGLAAETAGDIYSWFYFAIYALALVGGILADATRKYTAVISMGQVIMFVGYVMMAIPGMPLSVTVISLFTIAIGNGFFKGNLQAVVGQLYDDPKYDKVRDNAFLIFYMGINVGAFFAPFAAMGVRNWWLKTNGFLHDGSLPALCHQYKDGILEDTSVLQQLADTVSLNGPVADLGAFANSYIEVFSRGYNFAFGIAAIAMVISLLAYLIFHKHLPKREKAAGDRTITLREKPLAIPIALFAGAVAAVLISFVKDIATGSAIGLFVAFVTWIVMIASKEEKQRVVSLLLVFFVVIFFWMGFHQNGLTMTFFARDYTVKSVGPGTFMFFTLERILSVIVFIAGIILLVGKNSFKNKRIIGAVMTIAGGAVGYYFYSQGEASNPIAPEVFQSFNPLFIVSLTFVVMAAFAWLNKKGMEPSTPKKIGIGMVIAAFGFMVMVIGSIKLISPVDLQLLNEAGEVIQVNPVPDTSRIMPYWLMSTYLVLTFAELFLSPMGLSFVSKVAPVRFQGVMQGGWLLATAVGNKLLFIGSFFWERIQLWQLWGIFVVTCLLSAAFIFSILKRLERATK; via the coding sequence ATGTTAAAAGGACATCCGAAAGGACTCTACGTAGCTTTCTTTGCGAACATGGGGGAGCGTTTTGGCTTCTATACCATGATGGCGATCCTGGTGCTTTTCCTGCAGGCAAAATTCGGCCTTGCTGCGGAGACAGCGGGTGACATTTACAGCTGGTTCTACTTTGCCATTTACGCCCTGGCACTGGTAGGCGGAATACTTGCCGATGCCACCAGGAAATATACGGCGGTAATCTCCATGGGCCAGGTGATCATGTTTGTGGGATATGTCATGATGGCCATCCCGGGAATGCCTCTTTCTGTCACAGTGATCAGTCTCTTCACCATTGCCATCGGAAATGGCTTTTTCAAAGGGAACCTCCAGGCCGTGGTGGGTCAGCTTTATGATGACCCCAAATACGACAAGGTACGTGATAATGCTTTTCTAATTTTTTACATGGGGATCAATGTGGGTGCCTTCTTCGCACCTTTTGCCGCAATGGGTGTCCGGAACTGGTGGTTGAAAACCAATGGTTTCCTTCACGACGGAAGTCTCCCGGCACTCTGCCACCAGTATAAAGACGGAATCCTCGAGGATACAAGCGTTCTTCAGCAACTTGCCGATACGGTCAGCCTGAATGGCCCGGTAGCTGATCTGGGAGCCTTTGCCAATTCCTATATTGAAGTTTTTTCCCGGGGATATAATTTTGCCTTCGGGATTGCAGCCATTGCCATGGTGATCTCCCTGCTGGCCTATCTGATCTTTCACAAGCATCTTCCCAAAAGGGAGAAAGCAGCCGGAGATAGAACCATTACCCTCCGGGAGAAGCCACTGGCCATCCCGATTGCCCTTTTTGCAGGAGCTGTGGCTGCTGTGCTGATCAGCTTCGTAAAAGATATTGCTACCGGGTCTGCCATAGGCCTCTTTGTCGCCTTCGTTACCTGGATCGTGATGATTGCCTCCAAAGAAGAGAAACAGCGGGTGGTATCTCTGCTGCTGGTCTTCTTTGTTGTGATCTTCTTCTGGATGGGTTTCCACCAGAACGGACTTACCATGACCTTCTTTGCCAGAGACTATACCGTAAAATCAGTAGGGCCGGGCACCTTCATGTTCTTTACCCTGGAAAGAATTCTCTCGGTAATCGTATTTATTGCGGGTATCATACTGCTCGTGGGAAAGAACTCCTTCAAAAACAAACGGATTATCGGTGCTGTCATGACCATTGCAGGAGGGGCCGTCGGATATTACTTCTACTCTCAGGGAGAAGCCAGCAATCCCATTGCACCCGAAGTCTTTCAATCCTTTAACCCTCTCTTTATTGTCTCCCTGACCTTTGTGGTAATGGCGGCTTTTGCCTGGCTTAATAAAAAGGGCATGGAACCTTCCACACCCAAGAAAATTGGGATCGGGATGGTGATCGCAGCCTTTGGCTTTATGGTCATGGTCATTGGTTCCATCAAACTTATATCGCCCGTGGATCTGCAGCTCCTTAACGAGGCCGGCGAGGTGATTCAGGTTAATCCCGTTCCCGACACTTCCCGGATCATGCCCTACTGGCTGATGTCGACCTACCTGGTTCTGACCTTTGCCGAGCTATTCCTGAGCCCTATGGGACTCTCCTTTGTATCCAAAGTGGCACCGGTCAGGTTCCAGGGGGTGATGCAGGGCGGGTGGTTGCTGGCCACTGCAGTTGGGAACAAACTTCTATTTATCGGCAGCTTCTTCTGGGAAAGGATCCAGCTTTGGCAACTGTGGGGAATCTTCGTGGTTACCTGTCTGCTGTCGGCTGCATTTATCTTCTCCATCCTGAAAAGGCTGGAAAGAGCCACCAAATAA
- a CDS encoding NAD(P)H-hydrate dehydratase, protein MKIFTAAQLREIDTCTIQQEPIRSVDLMERAAGCLTGWYVRQFHTDRKVVIFAGPGNNGGDALAMARMLADRQFRVDCYLLLFGTLSEDCGINLQRLKAQGRVKLFELGKEDALPPLGPTDVVVDGIFGSGLSRKVTGFPARVIRHINQNAGTVIAVDIPSGLFGEDNSKNDYRDVIRARYTLTFQFPFLSFFFDLHEPHVGIWRVHEIKLHPGTIADKKTDYFTLEPEDIRAALPARNKFAHKGSVGHALMISGSYGMMGAALLAGESCLRSGTGLVTLHIPKFGYSIVQTAFPEAVVSIDQSDILFSEPPDLSPYSAIGIGPGLGCKPNSAKGLKLLLERVGVPLVLDADGLNILSRHPDWYPLLPAGTILTPHPREFDRLAGESRDSYERHLKQREFARRYQVVVVLKGAHTGIASPDGRYWFNTTGNPGMATGGSGDVLTGLITGLLAQGIPSLDAALAGVYLHGLAGDLAAEASGEEALIAGDIILFLGDAFRELKA, encoded by the coding sequence ATGAAAATTTTCACGGCTGCACAGTTAAGGGAAATCGATACCTGTACCATTCAACAGGAACCCATCCGGTCGGTTGACCTGATGGAAAGAGCGGCCGGTTGTCTGACAGGCTGGTATGTGAGGCAGTTCCATACCGACCGGAAGGTGGTTATATTTGCCGGCCCGGGTAACAACGGGGGGGATGCACTGGCCATGGCCCGTATGCTGGCAGACAGGCAATTCCGGGTGGATTGCTATTTACTTCTTTTCGGGACCCTGTCTGAAGATTGCGGAATCAACCTGCAGCGACTGAAGGCCCAGGGCCGGGTTAAGCTTTTCGAACTGGGTAAGGAGGATGCCCTTCCTCCACTGGGACCCACCGATGTGGTGGTGGACGGAATATTTGGTTCGGGACTATCCAGGAAGGTTACCGGTTTTCCAGCCAGGGTCATCAGACATATAAACCAAAATGCCGGTACGGTGATTGCTGTCGATATCCCCTCGGGACTTTTCGGGGAGGATAATAGCAAAAATGATTACCGGGATGTGATCCGTGCCCGTTATACCCTCACCTTTCAGTTTCCTTTTCTCTCCTTTTTCTTTGATCTCCATGAACCGCATGTGGGAATATGGAGGGTTCACGAGATTAAGCTACATCCCGGGACCATCGCGGATAAAAAAACCGACTACTTCACCCTGGAGCCCGAAGATATCCGGGCAGCGCTGCCTGCACGGAATAAATTCGCCCATAAAGGAAGTGTGGGACATGCGCTTATGATCTCCGGATCTTATGGGATGATGGGAGCCGCCCTGCTTGCTGGAGAGTCCTGCCTCAGGTCCGGAACCGGCCTGGTGACTCTTCATATTCCAAAGTTTGGTTACAGCATTGTGCAAACTGCATTTCCGGAAGCTGTTGTAAGCATCGACCAATCCGATATTCTCTTTAGTGAACCGCCCGATCTGAGTCCTTACAGCGCCATTGGCATTGGTCCGGGTCTTGGCTGCAAACCCAATTCAGCGAAAGGCCTGAAACTGTTGCTCGAGAGGGTGGGGGTGCCCCTGGTTCTGGATGCAGACGGACTGAATATCCTCTCCCGGCATCCCGATTGGTATCCCCTGTTGCCGGCGGGGACCATTCTCACTCCGCATCCCAGGGAATTCGACCGCCTGGCAGGAGAAAGCAGGGATTCCTATGAGCGGCACCTGAAACAGCGGGAGTTTGCCCGCAGGTATCAGGTGGTGGTGGTATTAAAGGGGGCCCATACCGGGATCGCCTCCCCGGACGGCAGATACTGGTTCAATACCACGGGGAACCCGGGAATGGCCACGGGCGGGAGCGGAGATGTACTTACTGGTCTGATTACAGGTCTTCTTGCACAGGGGATCCCCTCCCTGGATGCGGCTCTTGCCGGAGTTTACCTGCACGGGCTGGCAGGCGACCTGGCTGCAGAGGCTTCCGGTGAGGAGGCCCTTATTGCCGGTGACATCATTCTCTTCCTGGGAGATGCTTTCCGGGAACTAAAAGCTTAG